One Spinacia oleracea cultivar Varoflay chromosome 4, BTI_SOV_V1, whole genome shotgun sequence DNA segment encodes these proteins:
- the LOC110787773 gene encoding 40S ribosomal protein S21-2-like gives MQNDEGEIIDLYIPRKCSATNRLIYSKDHASVQINVGHLDDKGVYTGSASTFALCGFVRAQGDADSALDRLWQKKKVQSGQ, from the exons ATGCAGAACGATGAGGGTGAGATTATCGATCTTTACATCCCCAGGAAatg TTCGGCAACTAACAGGCTGATCTATTCCAAGGACCATGCCTCAGTCCAAATCAATGTCGGTCACTTGGATGACAAGGGTGTTTACACGGGTAGTGCCTCTACCTTTGCTCTGTGTGGCTTTGTTCGTGCTCAG GGTGATGCCGATAGTGCTCTAGATCGCCTCTGGCAGAAGAAGAAGGTCCAAAGTGGCCAGTAA